In a genomic window of Tripterygium wilfordii isolate XIE 37 chromosome 8, ASM1340144v1, whole genome shotgun sequence:
- the LOC120004181 gene encoding probable F-box protein At1g44080 yields the protein MSINANGSRQQLKPIVLDGPSPGIDDTSVAYLVKSCGGVLLYIRRYICCVDDVTLTFKVYRMCRNSINNKAKGNLLYWREIKNMGDDALFLGGRHLLCVKASNFPGCKPNAIYFAPHYWEIKYDMGVFNLKDDSMTPLYPYDQSRTCILRPVWVVPTYTWR from the coding sequence ATGTCAATCAATGCTAATGGTAGTCGACAACAATTGAAACCAATTGTATTGGATGGACCGTCTCCTGGTATTGATGACACGAGCGTGGCATACCTGGTAAAATCATGTGGAGGAGTTCTGTTGTACATTCGTAGATATATATGCTGCGTTGATGATGTGACTTTGACTTTTAAGGTTTATAGGATGTGTAGGAATTCCATCAATAATAAAGCTAAGGGTAATCTGTTATATTGGCGAGAGATTAAGAATATGGGTGATGATGCATTGTTTTTGGGAGGAAGACATTTGTTGTGCGTTAAGGCATCTAACTTTCCTGGTTGCAAACCAAATGCCATATACTTTGCTCCTCATTATTGGGAAATTAAGTACGATATGGGTGTTTTCAATTTGAAAGATGATAGCATGACACCTCTTTATCCATATGACCAATCTCGAACATGTATTCTTCGTCCTGTTTGGGTAGTACCAACGTACACTTGGCGATAA